In Ptiloglossa arizonensis isolate GNS036 chromosome 6, iyPtiAriz1_principal, whole genome shotgun sequence, a single window of DNA contains:
- the LOC143148412 gene encoding uncharacterized protein LOC143148412 — translation MDLFAEGATFESIVRYVASNTRITHSRVGYLVMEVLKAGMSVGKIKKTPRGNYVLISERPWPSAPTIREPRFSDDDSNDSNDDIVSTDSL, via the coding sequence ATGGACCTGTTCGCGGAGGGCGCCACGTTCGAGAGCATCGTGCGATACGTGGCGAGTAACACGAGGATCACGCACTCGCGAGTCGGTTACTTGGTCATGGAGGTCCTGAAGGCTGGCATGTCCGTAGGAAAGATCAAAAAGACACCGCGCGGCAACTACGTTCTGATATCGGAGAGGCCCTGGCCGAGCGCGCCCACGATAAGGGAGCCGCGGTTCAGCGACGACGACAGCAACGACAGCAACGACGACATCGTGTCGACGGACAGCCTCTGA